TCATGATGCCCATGGCCTTGGACGAGATGCCGGTGTCGGGGTGCACCTGCTTCAGCACCTTGTACACGTACACCGAGTAGCTCTCCTTGCGGCTGCGCTTGCGCTTCTTGCCGTCCTTCTTCTGCGCCTTGGTCACCGCCTTCTTGGAGCCCTTCTTCGGGGCCGGGGCGGACTTGGCCGGCTCAGGCATGGCTGCGAGAACACCAGACGCGCTTGACAGAGAAGATAAATGCAGAGGTAAGGCGCAACTTGTCCTCTCTATATAGAAGCCTTTATGCAAATAAGGCGTACGTTACAGTCTTAGCTCTGATTGGTGACTATTGCATATGACGTCAGTAGTTCGTACTGTCCAATCACAGTGCGAGAATCGCGAATCTGCATTGTCATTGGATAAAATGAAACCAGAACCTTAGCCAATGCAAAGTCTGCTTTTTCGCGCCCAATAAGGCTTATAAAAAGTGCTGGtgttgtgttttcttctcttggtACGTTCAGTACTGTCGTTCTCGCGATGTCCGGACGCGGGAAGCAGGGCGGCAAGGCTCGCGCCAAGGCCAAGACGCGCTCGTCGCGGGCCGGGCTGCAGTTTCCCGTGGGCCGCGTGCACCGCCTGCTCCGCAAGGGCAACTACGCCGAACGGGTGGGCGCCGGAGCGCCCGTGTACCTGGCGGCCGTGCTCGAGTACCTGACGGCCGAGATCCTGGAGCTGGCGGGCAACGCGGCCCGCGACAACAAGAAGACGCGCATCATCCCGCGCCACCTGCAGCTGGCCATCCGCAACGACGAGGAGCTCAACAAGCTGCTGGGCCGCGTCACCATCG
This portion of the Suricata suricatta isolate VVHF042 unplaced genomic scaffold, meerkat_22Aug2017_6uvM2_HiC HiC_scaffold_22417, whole genome shotgun sequence genome encodes:
- the LOC115284832 gene encoding histone H2A type 1-E-like encodes the protein MSGRGKQGGKARAKAKTRSSRAGLQFPVGRVHRLLRKGNYAERVGAGAPVYLAAVLEYLTAEILELAGNAARDNKKTRIIPRHLQLAIRNDEELNKLLGRVTIAQGGVLP